From Halobacillus sp. Marseille-Q1614, the proteins below share one genomic window:
- a CDS encoding CdaR family transcriptional regulator, which translates to MSLLEQLKKNYLSLTVFEEGTAKDKESYELFRTPSDEIIGIAHNELNNRERELLHIILKPFNTGEAALGAKEKAWKHFLEQNQDTLQIAPLPTKVRFIFFSISDQNIELEAFQEAMQSLFPQPMPFLWDNHHEGAVIEEYTEADQDPIPFGSVVDVLMSDFYTNIQLYISEDVYDLKKAPAQFDWAKKCFHLAKKYLAGKVTTLEEVVPYLYIDALSPEDRDQLTHSLLKEVAEDPELLQTIEVFLESGSNTTLAAKQLFMHRNSLQYRVDKFIEKTGVDIKQFDRAAIIYLLLADLNH; encoded by the coding sequence ATGTCACTACTTGAACAATTAAAAAAGAATTACCTTTCTTTAACTGTATTTGAAGAAGGGACTGCTAAGGATAAGGAATCTTATGAATTGTTTCGGACTCCTTCTGACGAAATTATCGGTATCGCCCATAATGAACTGAACAATCGCGAACGTGAACTTTTACATATTATTCTAAAGCCTTTTAATACTGGGGAAGCCGCCCTTGGTGCTAAAGAAAAGGCATGGAAGCACTTCCTCGAGCAAAATCAGGACACCCTGCAGATTGCCCCCCTTCCTACGAAGGTTCGTTTCATATTTTTCTCCATCTCAGACCAAAATATTGAGCTGGAGGCCTTTCAGGAAGCGATGCAGTCCCTGTTTCCACAACCTATGCCTTTTTTATGGGATAACCATCATGAAGGGGCAGTGATTGAAGAATATACGGAAGCGGATCAGGATCCAATCCCCTTCGGCTCAGTGGTTGATGTACTGATGAGCGATTTTTATACAAATATCCAGCTTTATATAAGTGAGGATGTGTATGATCTTAAAAAAGCTCCCGCCCAATTTGACTGGGCCAAAAAATGCTTTCACCTCGCTAAAAAGTATCTGGCCGGCAAGGTTACAACTCTGGAAGAGGTCGTTCCATATCTCTATATCGATGCCCTCTCTCCGGAAGACCGTGATCAGTTGACACATTCCCTTCTTAAAGAAGTAGCCGAAGATCCTGAACTGCTGCAGACAATTGAAGTATTTCTTGAATCAGGATCCAATACGACGCTGGCAGCTAAACAGCTTTTCATGCACCGTAATAGTCTTCAGTATCGTGTGGATAAATTTATTGAGAAAACTGGTGTAGATATTAAACAATTTGACCGCGCGGCCATTATTTATTTATTACTTGCCGATCTCAACCATTAA
- a CDS encoding ABC transporter ATP-binding protein — translation MAELQLKNIDKVYDKKVKAVDDFNLHIGDKEFVVFVGPSGCGKSTTLRMIAGLEEITDGDFLIDEKRMNDVAPKDRDIAMVFQNYALYPHMNVYDNMAFGLKLRKMDKKEIDQRVQNAAKILGLEALLDRKPKALSGGQRQRVALGRAIVRDAKVFLMDEPLSNLDAKLRVQMRAEIQKLHQRLQTTTIYVTHDQTEAMTMATRLVVMKDGIIQQVGAPKEVYDKPENVFVGGFIGSPAMNFFHGTLEEGHVDLAGTKLAVPEGKLKTLRDQGYLGKEVILGVRPEDMHDEQLFIDANPDKTIKADIEVAELMGAESYLYSRIGDQEFIARVDSRSDINGGDKIDLALDMNKAHFFDAETEERIR, via the coding sequence ATGGCAGAATTACAACTGAAAAATATTGATAAGGTATATGACAAAAAAGTAAAAGCGGTTGATGACTTCAACCTGCATATTGGCGATAAAGAGTTTGTCGTATTCGTAGGCCCATCTGGCTGTGGTAAATCAACAACTCTACGTATGATTGCCGGTCTTGAAGAAATTACTGACGGAGATTTCCTAATCGATGAGAAACGAATGAACGACGTTGCTCCTAAAGACCGCGACATCGCAATGGTATTCCAGAACTATGCTCTTTACCCGCACATGAATGTTTACGATAACATGGCTTTTGGTCTTAAGCTTCGTAAAATGGATAAGAAAGAAATTGATCAGCGTGTACAGAATGCAGCCAAAATCCTTGGCCTTGAAGCTCTTTTAGACCGTAAACCGAAAGCGCTGTCAGGTGGTCAGCGTCAGCGTGTAGCACTGGGACGAGCGATTGTACGTGATGCTAAAGTATTCTTAATGGACGAGCCTTTATCCAACCTTGATGCTAAGCTGCGTGTACAAATGCGTGCGGAAATTCAAAAGCTTCACCAGCGCCTGCAGACGACTACTATCTATGTAACACACGACCAGACAGAAGCGATGACAATGGCGACACGCCTAGTTGTTATGAAAGATGGAATTATTCAACAGGTTGGTGCTCCAAAAGAAGTGTACGATAAGCCGGAAAACGTATTTGTAGGCGGATTTATTGGATCTCCTGCGATGAACTTCTTCCACGGTACTCTGGAGGAAGGTCATGTAGACCTTGCAGGTACAAAACTTGCAGTACCTGAAGGTAAACTAAAAACACTTCGTGACCAAGGATACCTTGGCAAGGAAGTTATCTTAGGTGTTCGTCCGGAAGATATGCATGATGAGCAGCTGTTTATCGATGCTAACCCTGACAAGACGATTAAAGCAGATATCGAAGTTGCCGAATTAATGGGTGCTGAATCGTACCTATACTCCCGTATTGGCGACCAGGAATTTATCGCTCGTGTTGATTCACGCTCTGATATTAATGGCGGCGATAAGATTGACCTTGCTTTAGATATGAACAAAGCCCACTTCTTCGATGCTGAAACAGAAGAACGCATCCGCTAA
- a CDS encoding DUF445 domain-containing protein, which translates to MNTFLTILLMVVIGAAIGGITNSLAIRMLFRPYRAIYIGKYRLPFTPGLIPKRQNDLARQMGRTVVEHLLTAEGIKKKIEGSKFQNKLTSFAQRELERALSSSASVKDALEKVELSISKESVEDSLQLFIEKRYDQVMEDIRHQKVEDVLPPEWRAKAEAGTSELAYYLQEKVYEFLVSPEGKWKVGALIDNYLENQGFLGNMVQSFMGSERVIDRVHPVILRYATARETTEWLQTMLQKELHAALKRPVGEYEQKIGKDHIQSGLSQALSKALPLQQWLDRSITEWAAPFKSRLLLDVIPALMPKVTNLLAERIERMMQSMKLSEIVQEEVESFDVGRLEEMVLGISKREFKMITYLGALLGGTIGLMQGILVLFL; encoded by the coding sequence ATGAATACATTTTTAACAATACTTTTAATGGTAGTGATTGGAGCAGCGATTGGCGGAATCACTAATTCGCTGGCTATTCGTATGCTGTTTCGTCCATATCGTGCTATTTATATAGGAAAATATCGGCTGCCATTTACGCCGGGACTTATTCCAAAGCGGCAAAACGACTTAGCGAGGCAGATGGGGCGAACGGTCGTTGAGCATTTACTGACAGCTGAAGGAATAAAGAAGAAGATCGAGGGGTCGAAGTTTCAGAACAAACTGACCAGTTTTGCCCAGAGAGAACTTGAAAGGGCGCTCTCATCGTCAGCAAGCGTAAAGGATGCTCTTGAAAAAGTAGAGCTCTCGATAAGTAAGGAGTCAGTCGAAGATTCATTGCAGCTTTTTATCGAGAAAAGATATGACCAAGTCATGGAAGACATTCGCCATCAGAAAGTCGAAGATGTCCTGCCGCCAGAGTGGAGAGCAAAAGCAGAAGCAGGAACAAGCGAGCTGGCTTATTATCTGCAGGAAAAAGTGTATGAATTTCTCGTCAGTCCCGAAGGAAAATGGAAAGTAGGAGCCTTAATAGATAACTATTTAGAAAACCAGGGATTCCTTGGAAACATGGTCCAATCTTTTATGGGCTCCGAAAGAGTAATCGATCGAGTACATCCAGTGATTCTTCGTTACGCAACAGCGCGGGAAACGACGGAATGGCTTCAGACTATGCTGCAAAAAGAGCTGCACGCAGCCCTGAAGCGGCCGGTCGGTGAATACGAACAAAAAATAGGAAAAGATCATATCCAAAGTGGACTTTCACAAGCGTTATCCAAAGCACTGCCTCTTCAACAGTGGCTTGACCGCTCAATCACAGAGTGGGCAGCCCCTTTTAAATCCCGGCTCCTCTTGGACGTCATCCCTGCTCTGATGCCTAAGGTGACAAACCTGTTAGCTGAACGTATCGAACGTATGATGCAGTCGATGAAATTATCAGAAATCGTCCAGGAGGAAGTCGAGTCCTTTGACGTCGGCCGGCTTGAGGAAATGGTTCTCGGCATCTCCAAGCGCGAGTTCAAAATGATTACGTATCTCGGTGCCTTATTAGGAGGTACGATAGGGCTGATGCAGGGGATTCTTGTCCTGTTTCTTTAA
- a CDS encoding metal-sensitive transcriptional regulator: MSDVKNKYEYTQETKNRLKRVEGQVRGVLKMMEEDKECKDVITQLSAARSAIDRAIGYIVAKNLETCIKEAEKGGESAEELINEAVSMIVKSR; encoded by the coding sequence GTGTCTGACGTTAAAAATAAATATGAATATACCCAAGAAACGAAAAATCGCTTGAAGCGTGTAGAAGGTCAAGTACGCGGTGTGTTAAAAATGATGGAAGAAGATAAAGAATGTAAAGACGTCATTACTCAGCTTTCTGCTGCTCGTTCGGCTATAGACCGTGCGATCGGATATATCGTAGCGAAGAACTTGGAAACGTGCATTAAAGAAGCTGAAAAAGGCGGTGAGTCCGCCGAAGAGTTAATTAATGAAGCGGTAAGTATGATTGTAAAAAGCAGATAA
- a CDS encoding YlbF family regulator produces MANMYDYAYDLEKAIRESDEFTGLKESYEAVMNDEAAKGMFEDFRQTQINLQQKQMQGQEITEEEVEKARQVVELVQQHPQISKLMEAEQRLNTVINDISKIITKPLEELYGNPEEPQQ; encoded by the coding sequence ATGGCTAACATGTATGATTACGCGTATGATCTTGAAAAAGCAATTCGCGAAAGCGACGAATTTACTGGACTTAAAGAATCTTATGAAGCAGTAATGAATGACGAAGCAGCTAAAGGAATGTTTGAAGATTTCCGTCAAACACAAATCAACCTTCAGCAAAAGCAAATGCAAGGTCAAGAAATTACAGAAGAAGAAGTTGAGAAAGCTCGCCAAGTCGTTGAACTTGTGCAGCAGCATCCACAAATTTCCAAACTAATGGAAGCTGAACAGCGCCTCAACACTGTTATCAATGACATCAGCAAGATTATCACGAAGCCTCTTGAAGAGCTTTACGGTAATCCTGAAGAACCACAGCAATAA
- a CDS encoding ABC transporter permease, producing the protein MNKFLIMVGHTFASRVKTKSFIITTIVTLSLIFLITNIQTIMEAFDSGEGESDQTSIMVLSENEEWADGLVESLNASESFSAEVADQPVDEIKQEVEEGEGDTAALELIEGESGLPEANYYTVESLPPMDNEIVQQSLQQVKMGAISSEAEVDPAVLAALQTPPAFNEVSLGEEGSTAEEMAQTQGVVYVMLFLLYLSVLLYGNMIVTEVATEKSSRVMEILISSVSPIAQMFAKITGIALLGLLQFSLIIGVGYLGIQQNSGEGSFLNAVGLTNVKLDIIAYGLLFFILGYFLYATLAATLGSLVSRLEDAQQMVAPMTYMIIIAFFIAIFGLNEPDATFITVTSYIPFFSPLLMFLRIGMLDIPVWEVILSVGVLVASIVLLAVIGARIYKGGVLMYGRTSSLKDVKKAIQMTGKDK; encoded by the coding sequence ATGAATAAATTCCTAATTATGGTAGGACACACGTTTGCTTCACGCGTGAAGACGAAGTCGTTTATTATTACGACGATCGTCACGCTGTCGCTTATTTTTCTAATCACTAATATCCAGACGATTATGGAAGCTTTCGATAGCGGGGAAGGTGAATCCGATCAAACGAGCATAATGGTATTAAGTGAGAATGAAGAATGGGCTGACGGTCTTGTCGAAAGTTTAAATGCTAGTGAATCTTTCTCAGCTGAAGTAGCAGATCAGCCTGTTGATGAAATTAAGCAGGAAGTAGAAGAAGGAGAGGGAGATACTGCGGCCCTTGAGCTGATTGAAGGGGAGAGCGGTCTTCCGGAGGCGAATTACTATACTGTGGAAAGTCTGCCGCCGATGGATAATGAGATTGTTCAGCAGTCACTTCAACAGGTAAAAATGGGGGCGATCTCGAGTGAAGCGGAAGTAGATCCGGCCGTATTAGCCGCTCTTCAAACGCCGCCTGCTTTTAATGAGGTTTCTTTAGGTGAGGAAGGAAGCACAGCTGAAGAAATGGCTCAGACGCAGGGCGTTGTATATGTCATGCTGTTTTTACTTTATTTATCGGTATTGCTTTACGGCAATATGATTGTTACAGAAGTAGCGACAGAGAAATCAAGCCGCGTGATGGAAATTCTCATTTCAAGCGTTTCTCCGATTGCGCAGATGTTCGCAAAAATTACCGGAATTGCTTTATTAGGCCTTCTGCAGTTTTCATTAATTATTGGTGTAGGCTACTTGGGCATTCAGCAGAACTCGGGCGAGGGCTCCTTTTTAAATGCGGTAGGTCTTACTAATGTAAAGTTGGATATAATCGCTTACGGGCTGCTGTTCTTCATCCTCGGCTACTTCTTATATGCGACTCTGGCGGCTACTTTAGGCTCACTCGTCAGCCGTTTAGAAGATGCACAGCAAATGGTGGCGCCGATGACTTATATGATTATTATCGCGTTCTTTATTGCCATTTTTGGTCTCAATGAACCAGATGCCACTTTTATTACTGTTACATCCTATATTCCATTTTTCTCTCCACTGCTTATGTTTTTACGAATAGGTATGCTGGATATCCCTGTGTGGGAAGTGATTTTATCCGTTGGAGTTCTAGTGGCTTCTATTGTTTTACTGGCTGTTATTGGTGCGAGAATTTATAAAGGCGGAGTACTTATGTATGGTAGAACATCTTCCTTAAAAGATGTAAAAAAAGCGATTCAGATGACAGGAAAAGATAAATAA
- a CDS encoding enoyl-CoA hydratase, which produces MRFFEIEESRQIIHIRLNRPEKINALHGDMLREFASIVKDTKNKEQQIVILSGAGKGFCAGGDVSMMKEVGDPEVYDRVMDEIETIAAGLYTMPKLVIAALHGPVVGLGLSIALAADYLIAEENTKISMNFIGVGLAPDGGGHFFLEQRLGTHRAKHFAWKGEQLSAKEAQELQLVDLVFQGDIHQAAEKLAAEWTARPLQSMIATKKIYNNYSLGRLLQYLSKERQSQWKLRHTADHKEGIQAFLEKRKPKFSGH; this is translated from the coding sequence ATGCGTTTTTTTGAAATAGAAGAAAGTCGTCAGATCATCCATATCCGTTTAAATCGTCCAGAAAAAATAAACGCGCTACATGGGGATATGCTGAGAGAGTTTGCTTCCATAGTGAAAGATACAAAAAATAAAGAGCAGCAAATCGTCATCCTGTCAGGTGCAGGAAAAGGATTCTGTGCCGGTGGAGACGTGTCCATGATGAAGGAAGTCGGAGATCCTGAAGTTTATGATCGAGTGATGGATGAAATAGAAACGATTGCGGCAGGGCTTTATACGATGCCGAAACTGGTAATTGCAGCCCTGCACGGACCAGTTGTGGGTTTAGGACTTAGCATTGCACTTGCAGCAGATTATTTAATTGCGGAAGAGAACACAAAGATCTCGATGAATTTCATAGGAGTCGGCCTGGCACCAGATGGAGGCGGACATTTCTTTTTAGAACAGCGGCTGGGAACACATCGGGCGAAACACTTCGCCTGGAAAGGGGAACAGCTGAGTGCTAAGGAAGCGCAAGAGCTTCAGTTGGTTGACTTGGTGTTTCAAGGAGATATACACCAGGCTGCGGAAAAACTAGCTGCGGAATGGACGGCAAGACCGCTTCAGTCGATGATTGCTACAAAGAAAATTTATAATAACTACAGTTTGGGCAGGCTGCTTCAGTATTTATCGAAAGAAAGACAATCCCAGTGGAAGCTTCGTCATACGGCGGATCATAAAGAAGGGATTCAGGCATTTTTAGAAAAAAGGAAGCCCAAGTTTTCCGGGCATTAA
- a CDS encoding zinc dependent phospholipase C family protein, translating into MPNIWTHILFAEDLCKKLDRYDVLNTSSRYLYLGAQGPDPLFYYNFWPNLPDRGVPQLGTKMHTENCGAFLLQLIAAGKSLKNQGQAYILGFVTHHILDRNTHPYVHYKSGYEGHNHQKLEVAIDTLMLEKHRHIEPWSEPVHTKIRLMKQERKLVSAWLSPLITKHYDVEKLPNNYLAKSFRDITIAQSIFYDPYGWKKRTIGAYISPYSHQPIIDPVDYLNEKKSEWRHSATNEPQFASFQELYNGALKEAAPLVEEILSYWSSPSDNEWEKIKCLVKNDSYDTGKPLSLQLKNVYSNPIV; encoded by the coding sequence ATGCCGAACATTTGGACTCATATACTTTTTGCCGAAGACTTATGTAAAAAATTGGACAGATATGATGTGCTTAACACGTCTTCCCGCTATTTATATTTGGGGGCCCAGGGACCGGACCCTTTATTTTATTATAATTTCTGGCCCAACTTGCCGGATCGCGGCGTACCTCAGCTCGGAACGAAAATGCACACGGAAAACTGCGGGGCGTTTCTTCTACAATTAATCGCGGCCGGCAAGTCATTAAAAAACCAGGGCCAGGCTTACATTCTCGGCTTCGTCACCCATCATATACTGGATCGCAATACACATCCTTACGTCCACTACAAATCGGGCTATGAAGGCCACAATCATCAAAAACTGGAAGTAGCGATCGATACACTTATGCTGGAGAAGCACCGCCATATCGAACCATGGTCTGAACCCGTGCATACTAAAATCCGTTTAATGAAACAGGAAAGAAAGCTTGTATCAGCGTGGCTTTCACCATTGATCACCAAGCATTACGATGTGGAAAAGCTCCCTAATAACTATCTGGCTAAATCTTTTCGCGATATTACCATTGCCCAGAGTATCTTTTATGATCCATACGGATGGAAAAAACGGACCATAGGAGCGTACATTTCTCCTTATTCACACCAACCAATTATTGACCCGGTCGACTATTTAAACGAAAAGAAAAGCGAATGGCGTCATTCAGCAACAAATGAACCACAATTCGCTTCATTTCAGGAATTATATAATGGTGCTTTAAAGGAAGCCGCTCCATTAGTAGAAGAGATCCTTTCTTACTGGAGTTCACCCAGTGATAATGAGTGGGAGAAGATTAAATGCCTGGTGAAAAACGATTCCTATGACACCGGCAAGCCTTTATCGCTTCAATTAAAAAATGTTTATTCTAATCCTATCGTCTAA
- a CDS encoding alpha/beta-type small acid-soluble spore protein: MANNNRSNELLVPGVQQALDQMKYEIAQEFGVQLGADSTSRANGSVGGEITKRLVQMAEQQFGGQQQR, translated from the coding sequence ATGGCTAACAACAACAGATCAAACGAGCTACTTGTACCTGGTGTACAACAAGCTTTAGACCAAATGAAATACGAAATCGCTCAAGAATTCGGAGTACAACTTGGTGCTGATTCTACTTCCCGTGCTAACGGTTCTGTAGGTGGAGAAATCACTAAGCGTCTTGTACAAATGGCTGAACAGCAGTTCGGTGGACAACAACAACGTTAA
- a CDS encoding YhzD family protein, which produces MKKYFLTVFEKNGTNLLDESFEAENDKDAKQIGTQKLEEKGYLEHTHRCAAPEGHLVLFHR; this is translated from the coding sequence GTGAAAAAATATTTCTTAACAGTATTTGAAAAGAACGGTACAAACCTTCTAGATGAATCATTTGAAGCTGAAAACGATAAAGATGCGAAGCAGATTGGTACTCAAAAATTAGAAGAAAAAGGATATTTAGAACATACTCATCGTTGTGCAGCTCCAGAAGGACATCTCGTTTTATTTCACCGCTAA
- a CDS encoding ABC transporter ATP-binding protein, whose protein sequence is MTLKLHNVTKQFGDFTAVDDLSIEIPEKQIFGFLGANGAGKTTTFRMILGLIEETAGTITWQDGDIGYDQSHLIGYLPEERGLYPKMKVQDQLVYLAKLRGMSKSEALKELDIWLDKFKVPDYKTKKVEDLSKGNQQKIQFISAVLHKPKLLILDEPFSGLDPINVEMLKKAVVELKEGGTSIVFSSHRMEHVEELCEHLCILHHGKPVVHGSLKEIKRSFGKKNVRLNAEFDLEFVKDIPGVTKFKEFSEGCEVQVESEEVSQKIFEALNGRGFVRTFDLEEPSLNDIFIEKVGDSYE, encoded by the coding sequence GTGACTTTAAAACTACATAATGTAACGAAGCAGTTTGGAGATTTTACTGCTGTAGACGATTTATCAATTGAAATTCCCGAAAAGCAGATTTTCGGTTTTTTAGGGGCGAACGGAGCCGGGAAAACAACAACTTTCCGGATGATCCTTGGACTGATTGAGGAAACAGCTGGAACGATTACGTGGCAGGACGGGGATATTGGCTATGATCAGAGCCATTTAATCGGCTATCTTCCCGAAGAGCGCGGGCTTTATCCAAAGATGAAGGTCCAGGACCAGCTCGTATATTTGGCGAAGCTTCGGGGGATGAGCAAGAGTGAGGCCTTAAAAGAACTGGACATTTGGCTGGATAAATTTAAAGTTCCTGATTATAAAACAAAAAAGGTAGAAGACTTATCAAAAGGGAATCAGCAAAAAATTCAGTTTATCTCTGCCGTTCTGCATAAACCGAAGCTTCTAATATTGGACGAGCCGTTCTCAGGACTTGATCCAATAAATGTTGAAATGCTGAAAAAAGCAGTGGTTGAGCTGAAGGAAGGAGGAACTTCGATCGTTTTTTCTTCCCACCGTATGGAACACGTGGAAGAGCTGTGTGAGCATTTATGCATACTGCATCACGGAAAACCGGTCGTTCACGGAAGTCTTAAAGAGATTAAGCGCTCATTTGGGAAGAAAAATGTCCGCTTAAATGCTGAGTTTGATTTAGAGTTCGTTAAGGATATTCCGGGCGTGACTAAATTTAAAGAGTTCAGTGAAGGCTGTGAAGTTCAAGTAGAAAGTGAAGAGGTCTCCCAGAAGATCTTTGAGGCGCTAAATGGGCGGGGGTTTGTGCGCACGTTCGATCTGGAGGAACCTTCTTTAAATGATATCTTTATTGAGAAGGTGGGGGATTCGTATGAATAA
- the fumC gene encoding class II fumarate hydratase: protein MSYRIEKDTLGEMKVPSDKYWAAQTQRSKENFPIGQEKMPKEVIEGFAILKKSAAFANAELGLLEKEKAEAIGRAADLILKGELDEHFPLVVWQTGSGTQSNMNVNEVIAYVGNEYLNSNNSDLRLHPNDDVNKSQSSNDTYPTAMHIASVRKVEEVLLPSLGQLKNTLKEKMEAFQDIVKIGRTHLQDATPLTLGQEISGWHRMLEKTDNMIKESTSYVKELAIGGTAVGTGLNAHVDFSEKVVEHINIETSNSFISAPNKFHALTSHDELVHTHGALKALAADVMKIANDVRWLASGPRCGIGEITIPANEPGSSIMPGKVNPTQSEAITMVAAQVMGNDATIGFAASQGNFELNVYKPVIAYNFLQSAQLLADSMVSFDERCVAGLEPNHEQIEKYLRDSLMLVTALNPHIGYENAAKIAKTAFEKDQTLKQTAVELDLLTEEEFDQYVDPKAMTKPNA from the coding sequence ATGAGCTATCGTATTGAGAAAGATACATTAGGTGAAATGAAAGTACCAAGTGATAAGTACTGGGCGGCTCAAACCCAGCGAAGTAAAGAGAACTTTCCAATCGGACAGGAAAAAATGCCGAAGGAAGTCATTGAAGGTTTTGCTATTTTAAAGAAAAGTGCAGCATTTGCCAATGCTGAGTTAGGATTGCTTGAAAAAGAAAAAGCAGAGGCTATCGGACGTGCAGCTGACCTTATTTTAAAGGGAGAACTTGATGAGCATTTTCCTTTAGTGGTATGGCAGACAGGAAGCGGTACTCAGTCCAATATGAACGTGAATGAAGTGATTGCCTATGTTGGTAATGAATACTTAAATTCTAATAACAGTGACCTTCGTCTTCATCCAAACGATGATGTCAATAAGTCACAGAGCTCTAACGATACTTACCCGACAGCTATGCACATTGCTTCTGTCCGTAAAGTCGAAGAAGTGCTTCTGCCGTCCCTTGGCCAGCTGAAGAATACATTGAAAGAAAAAATGGAAGCGTTTCAAGACATCGTGAAGATCGGCCGTACACACCTGCAGGATGCGACTCCGCTAACTTTAGGACAGGAGATCAGCGGCTGGCATCGGATGCTTGAAAAAACCGATAATATGATTAAAGAAAGCACAAGCTATGTAAAAGAACTGGCGATTGGTGGAACAGCGGTTGGAACAGGGTTAAATGCCCATGTCGACTTTTCCGAAAAAGTGGTTGAACATATTAATATAGAAACATCCAACTCGTTTATATCAGCTCCTAATAAGTTTCACGCTTTAACTTCACATGATGAGCTTGTGCATACGCACGGCGCGTTAAAAGCACTGGCAGCTGATGTGATGAAAATCGCCAATGATGTACGCTGGCTGGCCAGTGGACCTCGCTGCGGCATTGGAGAAATTACGATTCCTGCTAATGAGCCGGGAAGCTCCATTATGCCTGGAAAAGTAAATCCGACTCAAAGCGAAGCGATTACAATGGTTGCCGCACAAGTGATGGGAAATGATGCAACGATTGGTTTTGCAGCGAGCCAGGGGAACTTCGAACTTAATGTCTATAAACCAGTTATTGCCTATAACTTCTTGCAGTCAGCCCAGCTTTTAGCCGACAGTATGGTTTCCTTTGATGAACGCTGCGTAGCAGGCCTTGAACCGAACCATGAGCAGATTGAAAAATACCTGCGTGATTCATTAATGCTTGTTACTGCTTTAAACCCTCATATCGGATATGAAAATGCAGCCAAAATTGCGAAAACAGCCTTTGAAAAAGACCAGACTCTGAAGCAGACTGCTGTTGAGCTGGATCTTCTAACAGAAGAAGAATTTGATCAGTATGTAGATCCTAAAGCTATGACAAAACCTAATGCTTAA